In Leptolyngbya sp. FACHB-261, one DNA window encodes the following:
- a CDS encoding ParA family protein encodes MGQVISTINMKDGVGKTTLTVNLAAHLARAHNKRVLIVDLDPQVNATLSLLPPSEFVQVREVNKTLRFLLKLSIERGTATTASIESDFTVPVRNLIVSNVCETQGLDLLPGDFHLYDEFEVSQMLHSRALEASRNSSEEKSSLKTFEQLWNDFAATLIRDILSPVIQDYDFVFIDCAPTYNLLTHSSIIASNFYLIPAKPEHLSVVGIRLLKKRIDKLSQDNPSAKIRLLGIVFTMSGGAGGQYYREVVQRVGDEFESEGVFETEIPNNVDVARAFKTSKPVVLTRSSSSGAMAFAKLTREFLWRLQTLLIKKQIR; translated from the coding sequence ATGGGACAGGTCATTTCAACGATCAATATGAAGGATGGTGTAGGAAAAACCACCCTAACTGTTAACCTAGCAGCACATCTGGCAAGGGCTCATAATAAGCGGGTTCTAATCGTTGATTTAGACCCGCAAGTCAACGCTACCCTGAGTCTGTTACCTCCCTCTGAGTTTGTTCAGGTTAGGGAGGTTAACAAGACCCTGAGGTTCCTCTTAAAGCTGTCGATCGAGCGGGGTACAGCGACAACTGCTTCAATTGAAAGCGACTTCACTGTTCCAGTCAGAAACTTGATTGTCAGTAATGTCTGTGAAACGCAGGGGCTGGATTTACTGCCAGGGGACTTTCATCTCTACGATGAATTTGAAGTCTCACAGATGCTGCACAGTCGTGCCTTAGAGGCATCACGCAATTCTTCTGAGGAAAAGTCAAGTCTCAAAACCTTTGAGCAGCTTTGGAACGATTTTGCAGCAACGCTGATTCGAGATATCTTATCCCCTGTGATTCAGGATTACGATTTCGTGTTTATTGATTGTGCACCAACCTACAATCTTTTGACTCATAGCAGCATTATCGCCAGTAATTTTTATCTGATTCCAGCCAAGCCAGAGCACCTATCTGTGGTTGGCATTCGTTTACTCAAAAAGCGAATTGATAAGTTGAGCCAAGACAACCCTTCTGCCAAGATTCGTCTGTTGGGTATTGTCTTCACTATGTCTGGCGGTGCCGGAGGGCAATACTACAGAGAAGTTGTTCAGCGAGTCGGTGATGAGTTCGAGTCGGAAGGGGTATTTGAGACAGAAATTCCCAACAACGTTGATGTTGCTAGAGCTTTCAAAACCTCTAAGCCTGTGGTACTAACTAGGTCTAGCTCTAGTGGCGCCATGGCCTTTGCAAAGCTGACCCGAGAATTTCTGTGGCGGCTGCAAACCCTTTTGATCAAGAAGCAGATCCGCTAA